A single region of the Microbulbifer sp. MKSA007 genome encodes:
- a CDS encoding Asd/ArgC dimerization domain-containing protein has protein sequence MSEATRELVIVGVDNAAFGPLLEVLEEREVISAEQLSLLETDEREVDPQVFANRNIPVESLEKFTFNDKQVVILLSAGEAVEAAMAAAEQNGAWIVDVANNTRGDESVALVHPMFNSGELASAERRVVALPSAGASMVAEALAPLKDKLQAVEVQLNQPVSALGKAAIDAMAAQTARMFSGQDAEIDPEIGHRLAFNQLSACEALLASGHTLSELTLVHDLRRLFGDAVAVDASINTVSVFHGQLANLGVALTEDVDLEKVRALLANGAGLKMAEQPSAESAVGSDVTIIGRLRQSLLNKRQLNLCAVSDNLRKDVAINCAQIAHLLLKNY, from the coding sequence ATGTCCGAAGCCACCCGCGAACTGGTCATTGTCGGTGTTGATAACGCCGCCTTTGGTCCCCTGCTGGAAGTACTCGAAGAGCGTGAAGTAATTTCCGCCGAGCAGCTGAGTTTGCTGGAGACTGACGAACGGGAAGTAGACCCCCAGGTATTTGCCAATCGCAATATTCCGGTGGAGTCCCTGGAGAAATTTACATTTAACGATAAGCAGGTCGTGATTCTGCTGAGCGCCGGCGAAGCCGTTGAAGCTGCCATGGCTGCCGCAGAGCAAAATGGCGCCTGGATTGTAGACGTGGCCAACAACACCCGTGGCGATGAAAGTGTTGCCCTGGTACACCCAATGTTTAACAGCGGTGAACTCGCTTCTGCCGAGCGCCGCGTTGTTGCGCTGCCAAGTGCCGGCGCCTCCATGGTGGCGGAAGCCCTGGCGCCCCTGAAAGATAAACTGCAAGCGGTAGAGGTACAGCTCAATCAGCCGGTGTCTGCTCTGGGCAAGGCCGCAATTGATGCGATGGCGGCACAAACCGCGCGGATGTTTAGTGGGCAGGACGCAGAAATTGATCCTGAGATTGGCCACCGATTGGCGTTTAACCAGCTCAGTGCCTGCGAGGCTCTGCTCGCCAGTGGCCACACCCTCAGTGAGCTGACTTTGGTTCACGACCTGCGCCGCTTATTTGGAGACGCGGTAGCAGTCGATGCCAGCATCAACACGGTCTCTGTTTTCCACGGTCAGCTAGCTAATTTGGGCGTCGCTTTAACTGAAGATGTCGATCTGGAAAAAGTGCGTGCGCTGCTGGCAAATGGCGCTGGTCTCAAAATGGCGGAGCAGCCCTCGGCAGAAAGTGCGGTGGGCAGTGACGTGACAATCATCGGCCGTTTGCGCCAAAGTCTACTCAACAAGCGACAGTTAAATCTTTGTGCGGTGTCTGACAACCTGCGTAAAGATGTAGCAATAAACTGTGCACAAATTGCCCACTTGTTGCTAAAAAACTACTGA
- a CDS encoding FimV/HubP family polar landmark protein: MRVRKLALAVGLVGALGSNAALALGLGEIKLNSTLNQPLDAEIGLLQTRGLEDTEIRVRLAGPEEFERAGVERSYLLTSLSFEVDYSGGKPVIRISSRDAIREPFLNFLVETRWPSGRLLREYTLLMDLPAFSPTAAQQPVRAAERERQQVRRTAPVQQPQPRTTPAPAVRQAPAEPAPTERTAPETREPARPQPRFTTTDTSESNSQVYGPVSSSDTLWEIALQNRASREFSVQQTMLAIQRLNPEAFINDNINLLKKGAVLRLPNSEDLRTLTMTEAISEVAQQNDSWRQRSEVEVATGAPLDARAVEEESFVSETVEGRVSLAAPGDNESVTSGSGVGTDDSEALEGDLTVAEEELDKSKLENTELRERIAELDEQIDTMDTLIDVSNEELAAVQAAAEQSDVLLDPTEADGVEVESLDDSLTVEDSEEFDVAADTEEETVEAEPAPAEARNRVVEVQTKPKPTFMEQLADNGMLIGLGGAGLLAAIFGLFTWRRRKAEQEAQQELEQQMAMEQEPLDIPEDIAEPDETLAAVESMEADDTFDLGDLGDVGTDDPISEAEIHLSLGQYEEAESKLLLGLEKDPQVVDARLMLMEVYAHNQDVEKFDDHYRQLLSISDGPAADRAARLRESIAGAPDFEAPAMGLSNESFEAAQLDDIGAALDDDFTSAEPGLVGSGDALEPDTSLLDDLTMDLSLDEESSDSEQELSLDLELDSSFEEPLQASADQSESLDTEFNLDDLDLDSALDGDSQEVTAEVSEPEVESDLNLDELDLGELDLGDLGSSNQEPALIEDDLGLELSDNTEESVDAPIEFDTSDLDLDSLDLEPAAEENSEASVEAQLEEKATTSGGSVPGLDFELDLSMMEEEIQPQKEEEISVELDTAFELDDALELDSVDSGLSEEISLAEGVSSAQESAEELSMDDFSDGDLEMIGGDLDSDLDLDGIDLDDIAADLNATEQPSAEVAAASSEPAADLSLDADLDTLDAAGMELAGASDLDFNADAIEEEFSLEDELALIDESTEGDLTLEPEPLVEAKPEATEQVEAIVEKPSDSDFGDLDFNLESDLNSELSLLEGGDEMATKLELAQAYMDMGDEEGAKDILKEVAQDGGGEHKDRAEEMLERMV, from the coding sequence ATGCGTGTGCGTAAGTTGGCACTTGCAGTTGGTCTAGTCGGTGCACTGGGAAGCAACGCGGCTCTGGCGCTTGGACTAGGTGAGATCAAGCTCAACTCGACCCTTAACCAGCCTCTCGATGCGGAAATCGGACTGCTGCAGACTCGCGGTTTGGAAGATACCGAAATTAGGGTTCGCCTCGCAGGTCCTGAAGAATTCGAACGCGCTGGTGTCGAGCGCTCTTACCTCCTTACATCTTTAAGTTTTGAAGTGGACTACTCCGGTGGCAAGCCGGTTATCCGCATTTCCAGTCGCGACGCCATTCGCGAACCTTTTTTGAATTTCCTGGTTGAGACTCGCTGGCCCAGTGGCCGTCTACTGCGCGAATATACGCTGCTAATGGACCTGCCGGCGTTTTCCCCAACGGCTGCGCAGCAACCCGTGCGCGCAGCTGAGCGCGAGCGGCAGCAAGTGCGTCGCACAGCCCCAGTTCAGCAGCCCCAGCCTCGCACAACACCGGCCCCGGCTGTTCGCCAGGCACCGGCCGAACCAGCCCCAACTGAAAGGACTGCCCCAGAAACTCGTGAGCCCGCTCGTCCGCAGCCACGCTTTACGACTACAGACACCAGTGAGAGCAACAGCCAGGTATATGGCCCGGTAAGTTCCTCCGATACGTTGTGGGAAATCGCGCTGCAAAATCGTGCCAGTCGCGAGTTCTCTGTTCAGCAGACCATGCTGGCGATTCAAAGGCTGAACCCAGAAGCCTTTATTAATGACAATATCAACCTGTTGAAGAAAGGTGCCGTACTGCGCCTGCCCAACAGCGAGGATTTGCGCACTCTGACTATGACGGAGGCGATTTCTGAGGTGGCTCAACAGAATGACTCCTGGCGCCAGCGCTCCGAAGTGGAAGTGGCTACCGGCGCACCGCTGGATGCCCGTGCGGTTGAGGAGGAGTCCTTTGTCAGCGAAACGGTTGAAGGACGCGTTAGCTTAGCCGCTCCGGGAGACAATGAGTCCGTTACCTCCGGTTCTGGAGTCGGCACTGATGACAGTGAGGCGCTGGAAGGCGATCTCACAGTAGCTGAGGAAGAGCTGGATAAGTCCAAGCTCGAAAACACTGAATTGCGTGAACGTATCGCCGAGCTCGACGAGCAAATCGATACCATGGATACGCTGATTGATGTTTCCAATGAGGAATTGGCTGCGGTGCAGGCCGCCGCGGAGCAGTCAGACGTGTTGCTCGACCCCACTGAGGCGGATGGCGTTGAAGTAGAGTCTTTAGATGACAGCCTGACTGTTGAAGACAGCGAAGAGTTTGATGTTGCTGCTGATACGGAAGAAGAAACTGTTGAAGCCGAACCAGCTCCAGCAGAGGCGCGTAACCGTGTAGTTGAAGTTCAAACCAAGCCCAAGCCAACCTTTATGGAGCAGCTGGCCGATAACGGAATGCTGATTGGCTTGGGTGGTGCGGGTCTGCTGGCCGCTATATTTGGCCTGTTCACCTGGCGTCGCCGCAAGGCTGAACAAGAGGCGCAGCAGGAACTTGAACAGCAGATGGCTATGGAACAAGAGCCGCTGGATATTCCTGAGGATATTGCCGAACCCGATGAAACTCTCGCTGCAGTTGAGAGCATGGAGGCAGACGATACCTTCGATCTGGGCGATCTCGGCGATGTAGGCACTGATGACCCAATTTCTGAAGCGGAGATTCACCTGTCCCTGGGGCAGTATGAGGAAGCGGAAAGCAAGCTGCTGCTGGGCCTGGAAAAGGACCCGCAGGTAGTCGATGCGCGCCTGATGTTGATGGAGGTTTACGCCCACAACCAGGACGTTGAAAAGTTTGACGATCACTACCGCCAGCTGCTTAGCATCAGCGACGGTCCTGCTGCCGATCGCGCCGCCCGCCTGCGTGAATCCATTGCTGGTGCGCCGGATTTTGAAGCCCCAGCTATGGGTCTTTCCAATGAGTCCTTCGAAGCGGCGCAGCTCGACGATATCGGCGCGGCCCTGGACGATGACTTCACCAGCGCCGAGCCGGGACTGGTTGGTAGCGGTGACGCGCTGGAGCCGGATACCTCTCTCCTCGATGACCTGACTATGGATCTGTCATTGGATGAGGAAAGCTCTGATTCTGAGCAAGAGCTGTCCCTGGATCTGGAGTTGGATAGCAGCTTTGAAGAGCCGTTGCAGGCGAGCGCAGATCAAAGCGAGTCGCTGGATACCGAGTTCAATCTGGATGATTTGGACCTGGACAGTGCTCTAGACGGAGACAGCCAAGAAGTTACTGCTGAGGTATCGGAACCAGAAGTTGAAAGCGATTTAAATCTTGATGAACTTGATTTGGGTGAGTTGGACCTGGGTGATCTGGGCTCAAGTAATCAAGAGCCCGCTTTGATTGAAGACGATTTGGGGCTTGAGCTTTCTGATAACACAGAAGAGAGTGTCGATGCTCCAATAGAATTCGATACCTCTGATTTGGATCTGGATTCCCTCGACTTGGAGCCGGCGGCAGAAGAAAACTCTGAGGCCTCAGTTGAGGCCCAGCTGGAAGAAAAGGCAACTACCAGCGGTGGTTCCGTTCCGGGTTTGGATTTTGAGCTGGATCTTTCCATGATGGAGGAAGAGATTCAGCCCCAGAAAGAAGAAGAGATTTCGGTTGAGCTGGATACGGCCTTTGAATTGGATGATGCTCTGGAGCTGGATTCCGTTGACAGCGGTTTGAGCGAGGAGATCTCCCTGGCAGAAGGAGTCTCCTCTGCCCAGGAGTCTGCAGAAGAGTTATCCATGGATGACTTCTCTGATGGCGATCTGGAGATGATCGGCGGCGACTTGGATTCCGACCTGGATCTTGACGGTATCGACCTGGATGATATTGCTGCGGATCTCAACGCAACTGAGCAGCCCTCGGCAGAGGTAGCCGCGGCCAGCAGTGAGCCGGCAGCAGATTTATCCCTCGATGCTGACTTGGATACTCTCGATGCTGCAGGTATGGAGCTGGCCGGGGCTAGCGACCTGGACTTCAATGCGGATGCAATCGAAGAGGAGTTTTCCCTGGAGGATGAGCTGGCTCTCATCGATGAATCCACTGAGGGTGATTTGACTCTTGAGCCAGAACCCCTGGTTGAAGCTAAGCCTGAAGCGACAGAGCAGGTTGAGGCGATTGTCGAAAAGCCGTCAGATTCTGACTTTGGTGACCTCGACTTCAACCTGGAAAGCGACCTCAATTCAGAGTTGAGTTTGCTGGAAGGCGGCGATGAGATGGCGACCAAGTTGGAGTTGGCTCAAGCTTATATGGATATGGGTGACGAAGAGGGCGCTAAGGATATCCTCAAAGAGGTAGCCCAGGATGGTGGCGGTGAACACAAAGACCGCGCCGAGGAAATGCTGGAGCGGATGGTGTAA
- the truA gene encoding tRNA pseudouridine(38-40) synthase TruA, whose protein sequence is MSQVTQREYIYKPNGEVPEGEGLPEGLRRIALGVEYCGAKLHGFQKQKSASETVQAYLERALSTIAAEDVTLVCAGRTDAGVHATNQVIHFDTRAQRPDRAWVQGVNTKLPDSVRVRWAREMPAQFHARFSAHARSYRYLIHSAPTRSAHSAAEVTWTQHLLDLEAMSEGASYLIGRHDFTSYRASQCQAKSPVREITRLDIAPVGQLVALEISANAFLHHMVRNITGVLMAVGRGERPPIWVKEVLDQRDRSAGGVTAPPFGLYLVDVRYPDHFQLPQCEPGPLLVPQPLGALLSS, encoded by the coding sequence ATGAGTCAGGTGACGCAGAGGGAATATATTTACAAGCCCAATGGGGAGGTCCCTGAAGGTGAGGGGCTGCCCGAAGGGCTGCGCCGCATAGCCCTGGGCGTTGAATACTGCGGAGCCAAACTGCACGGTTTCCAGAAGCAGAAGTCTGCATCGGAGACTGTCCAGGCTTATCTGGAGCGGGCTTTATCCACTATTGCAGCGGAGGATGTGACCTTGGTTTGTGCCGGGCGTACTGATGCGGGCGTTCATGCTACCAATCAGGTCATTCACTTTGATACCCGAGCGCAGCGCCCGGACCGCGCCTGGGTGCAGGGAGTTAATACCAAGTTGCCGGATTCAGTGCGGGTGCGCTGGGCTCGGGAAATGCCGGCGCAGTTCCATGCACGTTTTTCCGCTCACGCACGCAGTTATCGCTACCTGATCCACAGCGCACCGACCCGCTCGGCCCACAGCGCCGCTGAGGTAACCTGGACCCAGCACTTACTGGACTTGGAGGCGATGAGTGAGGGAGCCAGCTACTTGATTGGCCGCCACGACTTCACCAGCTACCGTGCCTCTCAGTGCCAGGCCAAGAGCCCGGTGCGCGAAATTACCCGCCTGGATATTGCTCCAGTGGGTCAGCTGGTTGCCTTGGAAATTAGTGCTAACGCATTCCTTCACCATATGGTGCGTAATATCACCGGGGTTTTGATGGCTGTGGGGCGAGGTGAGCGTCCACCAATTTGGGTAAAAGAGGTGCTGGATCAGCGGGACCGCTCCGCCGGAGGCGTGACTGCACCGCCGTTTGGCTTGTATCTCGTTGATGTGCGCTATCCGGATCATTTCCAGCTTCCCCAATGTGAGCCTGGGCCACTGCTGGTGCCACAGCCTTTGGGTGCTTTGCTTTCCAGTTAG
- a CDS encoding phosphoribosylanthranilate isomerase, translating into MQVKICGITCIEDALMAVDAGADALGLVFYKPSPRYIDLDMAAKVAAAVPPFVTLTGLFVDAAQSEVDAVLESVPLNLLQFHGDERARFCEQFRRPYIKALRMKDDLDVKAAMTEHPKARGFLLDAYRPGVPGGTGETFDWDRVPQDSSRPIVLAGGLNPANVTAAVEAARPQGVDVSGGVEWQPGRKDREKVFAFVSAAKR; encoded by the coding sequence ATGCAAGTAAAAATATGCGGCATCACTTGTATAGAAGATGCTCTGATGGCTGTAGATGCGGGTGCCGACGCGTTGGGCCTGGTATTTTATAAGCCGAGCCCGCGCTATATCGATCTTGATATGGCAGCTAAAGTTGCAGCAGCAGTTCCCCCATTTGTCACCCTGACGGGGTTATTTGTCGATGCGGCACAGAGTGAGGTGGACGCTGTACTGGAATCGGTGCCGCTCAACCTGTTGCAATTCCACGGCGATGAAAGAGCCCGTTTCTGCGAACAATTCCGGCGCCCCTATATCAAAGCGTTGCGGATGAAAGATGACCTCGATGTCAAAGCCGCAATGACTGAGCACCCCAAAGCCCGGGGTTTTCTATTGGATGCCTACAGGCCTGGTGTCCCCGGTGGTACCGGAGAGACTTTTGATTGGGACAGGGTTCCCCAAGATAGCAGCCGCCCGATTGTCCTCGCCGGTGGCTTGAATCCCGCGAATGTAACCGCAGCAGTAGAAGCTGCGCGCCCACAGGGGGTGGATGTGAGCGGCGGTGTAGAGTGGCAGCCGGGACGCAAGGATCGAGAAAAAGTTTTTGCGTTTGTCAGTGCGGCGAAGAGATAG
- the trpB gene encoding tryptophan synthase subunit beta, protein MSVSKPGAIDFSTFPDASGHFGPYGGRFVSETLISALDELQAMYSRLKDDPDFVAAFDHDLAHYVGRPSPLYLAERLTEQAGGARIWLKREDLNHTGAHKVNNTVGQALLAKHSGKTRVIAETGAGQHGVATATVAARLGLQCTVYMGAEDVKRQSPNVYRMKLLGAEVVPVESGSKTLKDAMNEAMRDWVTNVDNTFYIIGTVAGPHPYPQLVRDFNSIIGREARRQSLERFGQLPDALVACVGGGSNAIGLFHPFLNDAEVKMFGVEAGGEGLASGKHAAPLNDGIPGVLHGNRTYLMEDDDGQIIETHSVSAGLDYPGVGPEHSWLKDIGRVEYVTADDDEALDAFRRLTRTEGILPALESSHAVAYALKLAASMSPEQNVLVNLSGRGDKDIFTVAAIDGIEV, encoded by the coding sequence ATGAGTGTGAGTAAGCCAGGTGCTATCGATTTTTCCACCTTCCCGGATGCGAGCGGACATTTTGGTCCCTACGGCGGTCGCTTTGTATCGGAGACGCTGATCAGCGCATTGGATGAGCTTCAGGCAATGTATAGCCGCCTGAAAGATGATCCGGATTTTGTCGCTGCCTTTGATCACGATCTGGCGCACTACGTAGGCAGGCCATCGCCGCTGTATCTTGCTGAGCGACTGACTGAGCAGGCGGGCGGTGCGCGAATCTGGCTTAAGAGGGAAGACCTGAACCATACCGGTGCGCACAAGGTAAATAACACGGTGGGCCAGGCACTGCTGGCCAAACACAGCGGTAAGACCCGTGTTATTGCCGAAACCGGCGCTGGTCAACACGGTGTGGCTACGGCAACCGTGGCGGCGCGTCTCGGTTTGCAGTGTACGGTTTATATGGGTGCGGAAGACGTTAAGCGCCAGTCCCCCAACGTATACCGTATGAAGCTGCTGGGGGCAGAAGTGGTGCCGGTGGAATCCGGTTCCAAGACCCTAAAGGATGCCATGAATGAAGCCATGCGCGATTGGGTAACCAATGTCGATAATACTTTCTACATTATCGGCACTGTGGCTGGTCCTCACCCTTATCCGCAATTGGTGCGCGACTTCAACTCTATTATCGGCCGTGAAGCCCGTCGCCAGAGTTTGGAGCGCTTTGGCCAGTTGCCCGATGCGCTGGTGGCCTGCGTCGGTGGTGGTTCCAATGCGATCGGCCTGTTCCACCCGTTCCTGAATGACGCTGAAGTGAAAATGTTTGGTGTCGAAGCCGGCGGTGAAGGCCTGGCTTCCGGTAAGCATGCTGCACCACTGAATGATGGTATTCCCGGTGTTCTGCACGGTAACCGCACCTACCTGATGGAGGATGATGACGGCCAGATTATCGAGACTCACTCGGTTTCTGCGGGGCTCGACTACCCGGGTGTTGGCCCCGAGCACTCTTGGCTGAAAGATATCGGCCGGGTGGAATATGTCACCGCCGATGATGATGAAGCCCTGGATGCCTTCCGTCGACTCACTCGCACTGAGGGTATTTTGCCGGCATTGGAATCCAGCCATGCAGTCGCGTACGCGCTCAAGTTGGCGGCTTCCATGAGCCCTGAGCAGAATGTCCTGGTAAATCTCTCCGGCCGAGGCGATAAGGATATTTTCACCGTTGCCGCTATCGACGGTATCGAGGTGTAG
- the trpA gene encoding tryptophan synthase subunit alpha gives MTEQNRIDRRFAKLRDEGRKALVTYIVAGDGGLENTVPLMHQLVASGADVIELGVPFSDPMAEGPVIQKGHERALANGASLRKCLALVKEFRQSDSDTPVILMGYANPIQRMGELEFAEAASTAGVDGALTVDLPAEESGSLNAFLAERNLRNIFLLTPTTTEERIREITDVASGFVYYVSLKGVTGAGHLDLDSVRDNLDHIRQFTDLPLCVGFGIKDGTSARQVSAHGDGAVVGSVLVSAVDAAADLEAAKTAVGAIVSEMREALDR, from the coding sequence GTGACAGAACAAAATAGAATTGATCGCCGCTTTGCCAAGTTGCGCGATGAGGGCCGCAAGGCGCTGGTAACTTATATTGTCGCCGGCGATGGCGGCTTGGAAAATACTGTGCCGTTGATGCATCAGTTGGTGGCCAGCGGGGCCGATGTTATTGAACTGGGGGTGCCATTTTCCGACCCCATGGCAGAGGGCCCGGTAATTCAGAAAGGGCATGAGCGCGCACTGGCCAATGGGGCTTCGCTGCGCAAATGTTTGGCATTGGTGAAAGAATTTCGTCAGTCGGATAGTGACACCCCGGTAATCCTGATGGGCTATGCCAATCCGATTCAGCGTATGGGTGAACTGGAGTTTGCTGAAGCGGCGTCCACTGCGGGTGTCGATGGTGCCCTGACCGTAGATCTGCCAGCTGAAGAGTCCGGTTCCCTGAATGCCTTTTTGGCGGAGCGCAACCTGCGCAATATCTTCCTGCTGACGCCTACCACCACTGAAGAGCGTATTCGTGAAATTACCGATGTTGCCAGTGGCTTTGTTTACTATGTATCCCTGAAAGGGGTTACCGGAGCAGGCCACCTGGATTTGGATTCAGTGCGTGACAATCTGGACCATATTCGCCAGTTTACCGATCTGCCCTTGTGTGTTGGCTTCGGTATTAAAGATGGTACCTCGGCCCGCCAGGTCAGTGCCCATGGCGACGGTGCTGTAGTCGGTAGCGTGCTGGTGTCGGCAGTAGATGCGGCGGCAGACCTGGAAGCCGCTAAAACGGCGGTTGGAGCTATTGTCAGCGAGATGCGCGAAGCCCTGGATCGCTAA